The Streptococcus sp. VT 162 genome has a window encoding:
- a CDS encoding GCN5 family acetyltransferase, protein MISLELLSEANSLDVYSFEKENREYFERNLPPRPANYFDLEGFKEITRELLTEQTNRAVYMHLIRDSQGVMVGRINLSVLDGDRKTAELGYRIGENVSNLGYASEAVKLVLDKAFTTYGFNRIIAGTARDNLASQRVLLKNGFIFSKMIENDLQIHNEWVHTAVFEIRRP, encoded by the coding sequence ATGATCAGTTTAGAGTTGCTGTCTGAAGCAAATAGTCTAGATGTCTATTCTTTTGAAAAAGAAAATCGGGAGTATTTTGAGCGGAATTTACCTCCTAGACCAGCTAACTATTTTGATTTAGAAGGTTTTAAAGAAATCACGAGGGAATTGTTAACAGAACAAACCAATCGGGCTGTCTACATGCATCTTATTAGAGATTCGCAAGGTGTTATGGTCGGAAGAATCAATTTAAGTGTCTTAGATGGTGATCGGAAAACAGCAGAACTTGGGTATAGAATTGGGGAAAATGTTAGCAATTTAGGCTATGCCAGCGAAGCGGTTAAACTTGTTTTAGACAAAGCCTTTACTACTTATGGTTTTAATAGAATCATTGCAGGAACGGCAAGAGATAATCTAGCTTCTCAGAGAGTGCTTTTAAAAAATGGTTTTATCTTTAGTAAAATGATAGAAAATGACTTACAAATTCATAATGAGTGGGTTCATACAGCAGTATTTGAGATAAGGAGACCATAA